A stretch of the Pedobacter sp. MC2016-14 genome encodes the following:
- a CDS encoding outer membrane beta-barrel protein yields MRKLSCFVFLLFAGQFVKAQQIKALTGVVKEQSGTPVSGAGVILIAGTDTLKAVTDTAGKFTFANIKLSKIGLTVRSIGYIQYKHDYDLPKGKDVKLDPVILAEDSQTLQDVVIKGKIIPVRIKEDTLEYNALAYKTLPKDRAVELIKQLPGVQIDKDGNVKSMGKTLTKIRVNGKDFFTGDVKEFINKLPADLIAKVQMIDDYGDEARLTGIKTGNPVKILNLVTKENGNGGVFGNAQATLGTNKQYGLDGSANYWRGQKQMSFNANLNRQDNGAGKSSGNVAAVTYNKPLNKELNIITNYSYNGSNNDSKSINAVETNNGDNIIYNENNNTSTSGTQNHRLNAGILKRGKKEFITANIAGTFSENSNTGISQSLQTIKSKDTTGQTSKQDLYNNSSSKGRNPTLSAMLNYTRKLSKPGRTFAAVFNLASNLASSKDNLEDRLVYYDKKTGEVTKDSLLNRLLDKRNSNTDLKANFKFSEPLGKKDSIIQRNIDLTYDFGVTGTRNRLSTFAGAQGNVNLVDSLSNAYTTSFTDNSFNISYRYSNKRWRYTLGVVPRIMVLKGKYENIAEGIDRSTFAIGPAANINYNIARKHVFDFNISQTTAPPAFNQLQPVKETSNLQNIVIGNPNLKPSVNQVAMLNYTNVNVKDGSALQVGIMANLVQNKVVTKTLIITDSLGLRQESSYENTDGDYTINGQYSFSKPFVDNKYSLEMSGMLGYSNNVFYAEQIKGLNKSLNLSQNISLRMSRKWLMLNAGASYSLTSNKYSISYENGGNVQTWNFSSDARCMFGEWLNAGLEVYKTINTGFALSNSNPLLINMNMEKFLFNKKASIKISANDLLAQGNNQRRIVAGNTTTDTRTNQITRYFTMSFNMRLEQFGLSGS; encoded by the coding sequence ATGAGAAAACTTTCATGCTTTGTCTTTTTACTATTTGCTGGTCAATTTGTAAAAGCACAGCAAATAAAAGCGCTTACGGGTGTAGTTAAAGAACAAAGTGGTACCCCGGTTAGTGGGGCAGGGGTTATTCTTATCGCGGGAACAGATACGCTTAAAGCTGTAACTGATACTGCAGGCAAGTTTACATTCGCCAATATCAAGCTATCTAAAATTGGTTTAACTGTTCGGAGTATTGGATATATACAATACAAACACGATTATGACCTTCCTAAAGGAAAGGATGTAAAGCTTGATCCTGTGATTTTAGCAGAAGATAGTCAAACACTACAAGATGTGGTGATAAAGGGGAAAATCATTCCAGTCAGGATAAAAGAAGATACGCTGGAGTATAATGCCCTTGCTTACAAAACGCTGCCCAAAGACCGTGCAGTAGAGCTGATTAAACAGTTGCCCGGTGTGCAGATTGATAAGGATGGCAATGTAAAATCGATGGGTAAAACTTTGACTAAGATCCGTGTAAACGGAAAAGATTTTTTTACAGGTGACGTCAAAGAATTTATTAATAAGCTGCCTGCAGACCTTATTGCTAAGGTACAAATGATTGACGACTATGGTGATGAAGCTCGTTTAACTGGAATTAAAACCGGTAATCCGGTAAAAATATTAAATCTGGTCACCAAGGAGAATGGAAACGGTGGGGTTTTTGGCAATGCCCAGGCAACGCTTGGCACCAATAAGCAGTATGGACTGGATGGAAGTGCAAATTACTGGAGGGGCCAAAAGCAAATGTCTTTCAATGCCAATTTAAACCGGCAGGATAACGGTGCAGGAAAAAGTTCAGGTAACGTGGCTGCCGTTACCTATAATAAGCCGCTGAATAAAGAACTTAACATAATAACCAATTACAGCTACAATGGTAGTAACAACGACAGCAAATCCATCAATGCAGTTGAGACAAATAATGGCGACAATATTATCTATAATGAAAACAACAATACATCTACCAGCGGTACCCAAAATCACCGTTTAAATGCTGGTATTCTTAAAAGAGGCAAAAAGGAATTTATCACTGCAAACATTGCGGGCACATTTTCGGAGAATAGCAATACTGGCATATCTCAATCTCTTCAAACCATTAAAAGTAAAGATACAACGGGGCAAACCAGCAAGCAAGATTTATACAACAACAGCAGTAGTAAGGGACGTAATCCGACGCTGTCGGCAATGCTTAATTATACGAGAAAACTAAGTAAGCCCGGAAGAACCTTTGCTGCCGTATTTAACCTGGCCAGCAACCTTGCCAGTTCTAAAGATAATCTGGAAGACAGACTGGTTTACTACGACAAAAAAACTGGTGAGGTAACCAAAGATTCTTTACTAAACCGTCTGTTGGACAAAAGGAACAGCAATACCGATTTAAAAGCAAACTTTAAATTCTCGGAACCTTTAGGAAAGAAGGATTCGATCATTCAGCGGAACATTGATCTCACTTATGACTTTGGTGTTACGGGTACTCGTAATCGCCTATCAACCTTTGCAGGTGCGCAAGGGAATGTTAATCTGGTTGACTCCTTAAGTAACGCCTATACTACTTCTTTTACTGATAATAGTTTTAACATTAGCTACAGGTACAGTAACAAGAGATGGAGGTATACGCTTGGGGTAGTTCCACGGATAATGGTACTTAAAGGAAAATATGAAAATATTGCGGAGGGAATAGATAGAAGCACTTTTGCAATTGGTCCCGCTGCCAATATCAATTATAATATTGCGAGGAAGCATGTTTTTGACTTTAATATTTCTCAAACTACTGCTCCGCCTGCATTTAACCAGCTACAACCCGTAAAAGAAACGAGTAACCTTCAAAACATCGTGATCGGGAATCCTAATCTTAAACCTTCAGTAAATCAGGTTGCGATGTTAAATTATACCAATGTAAATGTGAAAGATGGTTCCGCACTACAAGTGGGTATTATGGCTAATCTGGTGCAGAATAAAGTAGTGACTAAAACCCTCATCATTACAGATAGCCTGGGCTTACGCCAGGAAAGCAGTTACGAAAATACCGATGGCGATTATACCATAAATGGTCAGTATTCATTTTCAAAACCATTTGTAGATAATAAATATAGTTTGGAAATGAGCGGTATGCTAGGGTATAGTAATAATGTTTTTTATGCGGAACAAATAAAAGGCTTAAATAAAAGCCTAAACCTCTCGCAAAATATATCCCTGCGGATGAGTAGAAAATGGCTGATGCTAAACGCTGGGGCCAGCTATAGTTTAACAAGTAATAAGTATTCCATCAGCTACGAAAATGGGGGCAACGTGCAGACCTGGAACTTTAGTTCTGATGCAAGGTGCATGTTTGGAGAATGGCTAAATGCCGGACTGGAAGTGTATAAAACGATAAATACCGGTTTCGCTTTAAGCAATTCGAACCCGCTGCTGATCAACATGAACATGGAAAAATTTCTGTTTAATAAAAAGGCCAGTATCAAAATAAGTGCTAATGATTTGCTTGCCCAGGGTAATAACCAACGGCGCATCGTGGCGGGCAACACCACTACTGACACCAGGACCAATCAGATTACCAGATATTTTACCATGAGTTTTAACATGCGTTTGGAGCAGTTTGGTCTTAGCGGCTCTTAA
- a CDS encoding DUF2490 domain-containing protein, whose translation MKHIFLFLAFVGLLVLKTNAQTRHESTGWFLFMNNTKLTEKWGFYADLQLRSGDKWANVRNFMFRPGITYYANSKNEITLGYLLNNTYLHVEGVSDNVLNEHRIWEQYVYKHKLNTVAFSHRFRLEQRFIDRLGREDLFAQRFRYFVRGIIPIAKDAKSFNEGLFVALQNEVFLNLQNKSQLNGDVFDQNRAYVALGYRLSKKLDIEAGYLNQAIKGAAANTVNNVLQVAVYTRF comes from the coding sequence ATGAAGCACATATTTTTATTTCTTGCATTTGTGGGCCTTTTGGTTTTAAAAACCAATGCGCAAACCAGGCATGAAAGCACTGGCTGGTTTTTGTTTATGAACAATACAAAGCTGACTGAGAAGTGGGGCTTTTATGCCGATTTGCAGCTGCGCTCCGGTGACAAATGGGCAAATGTCAGGAATTTTATGTTTAGGCCTGGAATTACCTACTATGCAAATTCAAAGAATGAGATTACGCTCGGATATCTGTTAAATAATACTTATTTACATGTAGAAGGTGTGTCGGATAATGTACTCAATGAGCACAGAATTTGGGAGCAATATGTGTATAAACACAAACTGAATACAGTAGCGTTTTCTCATAGATTTAGACTGGAACAGCGCTTTATTGACCGATTGGGAAGAGAAGATTTATTTGCGCAAAGATTCAGGTATTTTGTGCGGGGTATAATACCTATAGCTAAAGATGCAAAGTCTTTTAATGAGGGCCTTTTTGTAGCCCTGCAGAATGAAGTGTTTTTAAACCTGCAAAATAAAAGTCAGTTAAATGGGGATGTATTTGATCAGAACAGGGCGTACGTAGCCTTGGGCTACCGTCTTAGTAAGAAGTTGGATATAGAAGCGGGTTACTTAAACCAGGCGATAAAAGGGGCTGCTGCAAATACAGTTAATAATGTGCTGCAGGTTGCTGTATACACCCGTTTCTAG
- a CDS encoding tail fiber domain-containing protein, with the protein MKRFFKTSAVMAAVLVSTLTVKGQKIDHQELKVDVAQLSNSFHQLRNLEPIAFNYNVQKYKHLNLPAGQQYGFAVSSFKNEFPHLIFENAKFYNVGKNDTRVAKYDDVKSEQLIPLLVSAVKEQQVQIEQLKKELVELKKSR; encoded by the coding sequence ATGAAGAGATTCTTTAAAACGAGCGCTGTAATGGCAGCAGTATTAGTTTCTACACTAACGGTGAAAGGACAAAAAATAGACCATCAGGAACTAAAAGTGGATGTAGCACAACTTTCCAATTCCTTTCATCAGTTGAGAAATTTAGAGCCGATAGCTTTTAATTACAATGTGCAAAAATACAAACATCTTAATTTGCCTGCCGGACAACAATATGGCTTTGCGGTAAGCAGTTTTAAGAACGAATTTCCACACTTGATTTTTGAAAATGCAAAGTTTTATAATGTAGGTAAAAACGATACCAGGGTGGCTAAATACGATGATGTAAAGTCAGAACAATTGATCCCATTATTGGTGTCTGCCGTGAAAGAGCAACAAGTACAGATAGAACAGTTAAAAAAAGAACTTGTTGAATTAAAAAAATCGAGATAG
- a CDS encoding acyl-CoA desaturase gives MIILIFFLLHWFLSLFSQTFFLHRYASHKMFKMNGFWEKFFYTITFLSQGSSFLNPRAYAILHRMHHAYSDTEKDPHSPHFVKDVWGMMIQTKNIYLNYAKFNKEPEEQFRDNYPSWPIIDKIGDSWLTRFLFVSFYVWFYVTFATAWWMFLLLPVHFLMGPLHGAIVNWCGHKYGYSNHDNNDHSKNSLPLDFLMMGELFQNNHHKKPNSPNFASKWFEFDPTYPIMKAMHWMRIIRIRKI, from the coding sequence ATGATTATATTAATTTTTTTCCTGTTACATTGGTTCCTCTCACTCTTTTCACAAACTTTCTTTCTTCATCGCTATGCATCTCATAAGATGTTTAAGATGAATGGTTTCTGGGAGAAATTCTTTTACACCATTACGTTTTTAAGTCAAGGATCCTCGTTTCTCAACCCTCGCGCGTATGCCATTTTACACCGCATGCATCACGCCTATAGCGATACTGAGAAAGATCCGCATTCGCCGCATTTTGTGAAAGATGTATGGGGAATGATGATTCAGACCAAAAATATTTATCTCAATTACGCTAAATTTAACAAAGAACCAGAAGAGCAGTTCCGTGACAATTATCCTTCATGGCCTATTATTGATAAAATTGGCGACAGCTGGTTAACAAGATTTTTATTTGTAAGTTTTTACGTATGGTTTTATGTAACCTTTGCTACAGCCTGGTGGATGTTTCTACTCTTGCCTGTACATTTTTTAATGGGGCCATTACATGGTGCCATTGTAAACTGGTGCGGCCATAAGTATGGCTATTCAAATCATGATAACAATGATCACAGTAAAAATTCTTTACCACTTGATTTTTTGATGATGGGCGAACTTTTTCAAAATAACCACCATAAAAAACCAAATAGTCCAAACTTTGCCAGCAAGTGGTTTGAATTTGACCCAACGTACCCAATTATGAAAGCCATGCATTGGATGCGTATCATCAGAATCAGAAAGATTTAA
- a CDS encoding phosphoheptose isomerase, producing the protein MSDQKKEIFEGVAQRLKIEGFNVVSYDDTRPWGGFFVIDEAQAQQFADVYFNGLNVEDLKIGGKLSPKILVVGPEKRLSWQYHHRRAEIWQVVSGTVGVKTSDTDEEGEIQKLAPGNTIKLNQGERHRLIGLEDWGIVSEIWQHTDPEHPSDESDIVRVQDDFGR; encoded by the coding sequence ATGTCAGATCAGAAAAAAGAAATATTTGAAGGTGTAGCCCAAAGGCTTAAAATAGAAGGCTTTAATGTGGTTAGTTATGACGATACTCGCCCATGGGGTGGTTTTTTTGTAATAGATGAAGCTCAGGCACAGCAATTTGCTGATGTTTACTTTAATGGCTTAAATGTTGAAGATTTAAAGATAGGTGGCAAGTTAAGCCCTAAAATATTGGTTGTTGGTCCGGAGAAACGCCTTTCATGGCAATATCATCACCGCAGAGCAGAAATATGGCAAGTAGTAAGTGGTACAGTGGGTGTTAAAACCAGCGATACCGATGAAGAAGGTGAAATACAGAAACTAGCACCAGGTAACACCATTAAATTGAACCAGGGCGAAAGACACCGCTTAATTGGTTTGGAAGATTGGGGAATTGTTTCTGAAATTTGGCAACATACAGACCCGGAACATCCTTCTGATGAATCGGATATTGTAAGGGTACAGGATGATTTTGGAAGATAA
- the hxlA gene encoding 3-hexulose-6-phosphate synthase encodes MAKLQVAIDLLSTEEALALVAKIAPYIDIIELGTPLIKQEGLAVVTAIKSAYPDKLVFADLKTMDAGELEADMAFKAGADLVTVLGAAGDATIAGAIKAGKAHNKGVVVDTIGVADRVKRAQEVTKLGAEFVELHAGLDEQWTTGYSIQVLIDEAARAGVPVSIAGGVNINNVSDVIKAGAIVAVAGAAIYGAEDPAAAAKALREAIDAV; translated from the coding sequence ATGGCTAAATTACAAGTTGCAATAGACTTATTATCTACAGAAGAAGCATTGGCACTGGTTGCTAAAATTGCTCCATATATTGACATCATCGAACTGGGTACTCCATTAATTAAACAAGAAGGTTTGGCGGTAGTTACAGCTATCAAATCCGCTTATCCAGATAAACTGGTATTCGCAGATTTAAAAACTATGGATGCCGGAGAACTGGAAGCAGACATGGCTTTTAAAGCAGGTGCTGATTTGGTAACTGTATTGGGTGCTGCCGGTGATGCCACCATTGCAGGAGCCATCAAAGCAGGGAAAGCACACAATAAAGGTGTTGTTGTGGATACTATTGGCGTTGCTGACCGTGTTAAACGTGCACAGGAAGTTACCAAACTGGGTGCTGAGTTTGTAGAACTTCATGCAGGATTAGACGAGCAATGGACTACTGGTTATTCTATCCAGGTGTTAATTGACGAGGCTGCCCGTGCAGGTGTGCCTGTATCCATTGCGGGTGGTGTAAACATCAACAATGTGTCTGATGTCATTAAAGCAGGTGCAATTGTAGCTGTTGCTGGTGCTGCAATTTATGGCGCAGAAGATCCTGCTGCTGCTGCTAAAGCATTACGTGAAGCAATTGACGCTGTTTAA
- the hxlB gene encoding 6-phospho-3-hexuloisomerase, with amino-acid sequence MEEKEKATALQANLELILQEQVKLAKEIDFNQVAKLLPYLKPNHRIFVIGAGRSGLALRSAAMRLMHFGLRVFVAGETTTPAIGKGDILIAASGSGTTSTIVKAAEKAVSVGAKVLSISTTTDSPLGKFSELVVILPAAQKQDHGKTISLQYAGSLFEQALLLLTDAIFQTLWDADGSPAEELWKRHANLE; translated from the coding sequence ATGGAAGAAAAGGAAAAGGCAACTGCATTACAAGCCAATCTGGAATTGATATTACAGGAACAAGTTAAACTTGCCAAGGAAATAGATTTTAATCAGGTAGCCAAATTATTGCCATACCTCAAACCAAACCATCGCATATTTGTAATTGGTGCTGGTCGTTCTGGCTTAGCTTTACGTTCTGCCGCCATGCGCCTGATGCATTTTGGACTTAGGGTTTTTGTAGCAGGAGAGACAACTACCCCAGCCATCGGGAAAGGGGATATCTTAATTGCCGCTTCGGGCTCCGGCACAACAAGCACAATTGTAAAAGCGGCAGAAAAGGCCGTTTCTGTCGGTGCAAAGGTGCTTTCTATTTCTACAACGACTGATTCTCCACTGGGAAAGTTTTCGGAACTGGTGGTTATACTACCGGCAGCCCAAAAACAAGATCATGGTAAAACCATCTCCCTGCAATACGCCGGAAGTTTATTTGAACAAGCCTTGTTGTTGCTTACAGACGCTATTTTCCAGACCCTATGGGATGCAGATGGCAGTCCGGCGGAAGAGCTATGGAAAAGACATGCCAACCTGGAATAG
- a CDS encoding histidine kinase yields MKAEIHNPKYLVAIAFTVILCITGTTFFILRLLDQRIAGVNEFTGANVYRQKVNVFRYEFNNMLKGQETAAALCSQLGDGPDRSNLQFTLSTLLLSDAKVKHAWYAIINGQDTSMVYISRKSQGFYKSTMPGYLAGWVKQQFLRSDTAKLNNQLLSVKDSLHWLTASKLVQKNGVKLLLGLDVNMKDLQHSFYGIDARGMSYVFIVDDRGFCLAHPNDQFIGKQLYRADKLSIIRQVRKETKIHNEHTLSAYLNLPVIRYYIPNFIEGLNWTMMVDIPELVVDEDVAPIRTYSLYMALIAVGIIVGLIWLYQKKWQKELLLRIEKQSLSLSAAQHQKDNALLQLDKLKEKVNPHFLFNSLSSLNALIAQNQDLAKSFVLKLSRVYRYVLEAPEDGLATVGDELRFVNEYFFLMKIRFGESLKSLQIEVDELRLKEKIPFMSLQTLVENAVKHNMLSKAKPLQITIESIGHEIIVTNNLQLRKDVKDSGKQGLTYLQSTYAHFGNRQMRYGIEGDFYRCHLPVLAN; encoded by the coding sequence ATGAAAGCGGAAATTCATAACCCAAAATATTTGGTTGCCATCGCATTTACGGTAATTTTATGTATTACGGGCACCACTTTCTTTATCCTCCGCCTTTTGGATCAGCGAATAGCTGGAGTTAACGAATTTACCGGAGCTAATGTTTACCGGCAGAAAGTAAATGTATTTAGGTACGAATTCAATAACATGCTTAAAGGGCAGGAAACCGCTGCGGCATTGTGCTCCCAATTGGGTGATGGGCCTGATAGAAGTAATTTGCAATTTACGCTCAGTACGTTGTTGTTATCGGATGCCAAAGTCAAACATGCCTGGTATGCAATTATTAATGGCCAGGACACCAGCATGGTTTACATTTCCAGAAAAAGCCAGGGCTTCTATAAAAGCACCATGCCCGGCTATCTTGCCGGATGGGTAAAACAACAGTTTTTGCGATCAGATACGGCAAAGCTGAATAATCAGTTGCTAAGCGTAAAAGATTCCCTACACTGGCTTACTGCTTCGAAATTGGTGCAAAAGAATGGTGTAAAACTATTGCTTGGACTGGATGTGAATATGAAGGACCTGCAGCATTCTTTTTATGGAATAGATGCGCGCGGTATGTCGTACGTTTTCATTGTAGATGACCGGGGTTTTTGCCTCGCACATCCTAATGATCAGTTTATTGGTAAGCAACTTTATCGTGCGGATAAACTTTCTATAATTCGGCAAGTACGCAAAGAAACTAAAATACACAATGAGCATACGCTCTCGGCTTACCTTAACCTGCCGGTAATCCGTTATTATATTCCAAACTTCATAGAAGGACTGAACTGGACCATGATGGTTGATATTCCTGAACTTGTAGTGGATGAAGATGTAGCGCCAATACGTACCTACTCTTTATACATGGCGTTAATTGCGGTTGGGATTATAGTGGGACTGATTTGGCTGTATCAGAAAAAATGGCAAAAGGAGCTTTTATTGAGGATAGAAAAGCAATCTTTAAGTCTCAGTGCCGCACAGCATCAAAAAGATAATGCTTTATTGCAGCTGGACAAGCTAAAAGAAAAAGTAAATCCTCATTTTCTTTTCAATTCTTTAAGCTCGCTAAACGCGCTAATTGCCCAGAATCAGGACCTCGCAAAATCTTTTGTGCTAAAGTTATCCCGGGTGTACAGATATGTTCTTGAAGCCCCGGAAGACGGATTGGCAACAGTAGGGGATGAACTCCGTTTTGTAAATGAATACTTTTTTTTAATGAAAATACGCTTTGGAGAATCGCTAAAATCGCTCCAAATAGAGGTGGATGAGCTACGGCTCAAAGAAAAAATTCCGTTCATGAGCCTGCAAACATTAGTTGAAAATGCAGTTAAACACAACATGCTTTCAAAAGCAAAACCTTTACAGATCACAATTGAAAGTATAGGTCATGAAATTATAGTGACCAACAACCTGCAATTACGAAAAGATGTTAAGGATTCTGGCAAACAGGGATTGACCTATCTGCAAAGTACGTATGCACACTTTGGAAACCGGCAAATGCGCTACGGTATTGAAGGTGATTTTTACAGGTGCCATTTGCCAGTATTGGCAAACTGA